In a single window of the Bacillus mycoides genome:
- the glmM gene encoding phosphoglucosamine mutase, with amino-acid sequence MGKYFGTDGVRGVANKELTPELAFKIGRFGGYVLTKDTDRPKVIIGRDTRVSGHMLEGALVAGLLSTGAEVMRLGVISTPGVAYLTKALGAQAGVMISASHNPVQDNGIKFFGSDGFKLTDEQEAEIEALLDKEVDELPRPTGTNLGQVSDYFEGGQKYLQYIKQTVEEDFSGLHIALDCAHGATSSLAPYLFADLEADISTMGTSPNGMNINAGVGSTHPEVLAELVKEKGADIGLAFDGDGDRLIAVDEKGNIVDGDQIMFICAKYMKETGQLKHNTVVSTVMSNLGFYKALEANNITSDKTAVGDRYVMEEMKRGGYNLGGEQSGHIILLDYITTGDGMLSALQLVNIMKMTKKPLSELAGEMTKFPQLLVNVRVTDKKLALENEKIKEIIRVVEEEMNGDGRILVRPSGTEPLIRVMAEAPTQEICDGYVHRIVEVVKAEVGAE; translated from the coding sequence ATGGGTAAATATTTTGGTACAGACGGAGTACGCGGGGTTGCAAATAAGGAATTAACACCTGAATTAGCTTTTAAAATAGGACGTTTTGGCGGCTATGTATTAACAAAAGATACAGATCGTCCAAAAGTAATTATTGGCCGTGATACACGTGTATCTGGACATATGCTAGAAGGAGCTTTAGTAGCAGGCCTATTATCAACTGGAGCGGAAGTAATGCGCCTTGGTGTTATTTCTACACCAGGTGTGGCTTATTTAACAAAAGCTTTAGGGGCGCAAGCAGGTGTTATGATCTCTGCATCTCATAACCCAGTACAAGATAATGGAATTAAGTTCTTCGGTTCAGATGGATTTAAATTAACAGATGAGCAAGAAGCAGAAATTGAAGCGTTATTAGACAAAGAAGTTGATGAGCTACCACGTCCAACAGGTACTAACCTTGGACAAGTGAGTGATTACTTTGAAGGTGGACAAAAATATTTACAATACATTAAACAAACTGTAGAGGAAGATTTCTCTGGTTTACATATTGCTTTAGATTGTGCACATGGTGCTACATCTTCTTTAGCTCCATATTTATTTGCAGATTTAGAAGCTGATATTTCAACAATGGGAACTTCACCGAACGGTATGAATATTAACGCTGGAGTAGGTTCTACGCATCCAGAAGTGTTAGCTGAATTAGTAAAAGAAAAAGGTGCTGACATTGGTCTTGCTTTTGATGGTGACGGAGACCGTTTAATCGCAGTAGACGAAAAAGGAAACATCGTTGATGGCGATCAAATTATGTTTATTTGCGCGAAGTATATGAAAGAAACTGGTCAATTGAAACATAATACAGTTGTTTCAACAGTTATGAGTAACTTAGGTTTCTACAAAGCGCTTGAAGCAAACAATATTACAAGTGATAAAACAGCAGTTGGTGATCGCTACGTAATGGAAGAGATGAAACGTGGTGGATATAACCTGGGCGGAGAACAATCAGGTCATATTATCTTACTTGATTACATTACAACTGGTGATGGAATGTTAAGTGCACTTCAACTTGTAAACATCATGAAAATGACGAAAAAGCCATTATCTGAGCTTGCAGGCGAGATGACAAAATTCCCACAATTACTAGTAAACGTTCGTGTAACAGATAAAAAACTAGCATTAGAAAACGAGAAAATTAAAGAAATTATTCGTGTTGTAGAGGAAGAAATGAACGGAGACGGTCGTATTCTTGTTCGTCCATCTGGAACAGAACCACTTATTCGTGTAATGGCAGAAGCACCGACACAAGAAATTTGTGATGGGTATGTACATCGTATTGTAGAAGTTGTGAAAGCGGAAGTTGGAGCTGAATAA
- a CDS encoding CdaR family protein has protein sequence MDKLMENHWFLKGISLLLACMLFMSATLTEKNTTSSILPFVNETKETLTDYPITLKYDEEKYIVSGIPSGGVKVKLEGPKSAVATAKAKKQFDISVDLRDSQKGTYEVSLKANGLPDDVKGTVQPATIKVTLHEKARKYVHVDLKLSNEDQMPAGATLEKSNIKPDTVEVVGTKEEIESISSAKAYIDLKGVNKTVTKTAEVTLYNKEGKRLNVRTSPSKISVTLNVATQATANNTEKTVPVTYTKKGSLPEGLTVTNISVEPREVTIAGPKDILDNIQSIEGVEVDFSQLTDSTTFDASVLLPKGVTSAKPNQVKVSVGVQKVKQTKSKTIDGIPIQKSGIPNDVTAQLLSPQDGKISVDISGEASIVDKITAAQITAAINLQNVSPGTTDVSIQVSGPGNISIEAKQKSAKVTIVKKEKPDKEVQGNIEQPDSKNNQENQTEKPKNPEPNPEKDQEKEKDKEKEKDKENGQETSQEPTVDNQKEHEKGANNNG, from the coding sequence ATGGATAAGTTAATGGAGAATCATTGGTTTTTAAAAGGAATCTCATTACTATTGGCGTGTATGCTTTTCATGTCAGCAACTTTAACTGAAAAAAATACGACATCGAGTATATTACCTTTCGTAAATGAAACGAAAGAAACATTAACTGATTATCCTATTACCCTGAAGTATGATGAAGAGAAATATATTGTAAGTGGTATTCCATCAGGTGGAGTTAAGGTGAAGTTGGAAGGTCCAAAATCAGCAGTTGCTACAGCAAAAGCAAAAAAACAATTTGATATATCAGTTGATTTGCGAGATAGTCAAAAAGGAACTTATGAAGTTTCTTTAAAAGCGAATGGGCTTCCAGATGATGTGAAAGGAACAGTCCAACCAGCAACAATCAAAGTTACTCTTCATGAAAAAGCGAGAAAATATGTTCATGTAGACTTAAAATTATCAAATGAGGATCAGATGCCAGCGGGTGCTACTCTCGAAAAATCAAACATTAAACCTGATACTGTTGAGGTAGTTGGGACGAAAGAAGAAATTGAAAGTATTTCATCTGCTAAGGCGTATATTGATTTAAAAGGTGTTAATAAAACTGTTACAAAAACAGCCGAAGTTACATTATACAATAAAGAAGGAAAACGTTTAAATGTAAGAACGAGTCCATCTAAAATTAGTGTAACATTGAATGTGGCGACGCAAGCTACGGCCAATAATACTGAAAAAACTGTTCCTGTGACGTATACGAAAAAGGGGAGTTTGCCAGAAGGATTGACTGTTACAAATATTAGCGTTGAGCCGAGAGAAGTAACGATAGCAGGTCCAAAAGACATTTTGGATAATATACAATCTATAGAGGGGGTCGAGGTAGATTTTAGTCAATTGACGGATTCTACAACATTCGATGCCTCTGTTTTATTGCCAAAAGGTGTAACAAGTGCAAAACCAAATCAAGTGAAGGTTTCCGTAGGGGTACAAAAGGTAAAACAAACGAAAAGTAAAACTATTGATGGTATCCCGATTCAAAAAAGTGGAATTCCGAATGATGTTACTGCGCAGCTACTTTCGCCACAAGATGGAAAGATAAGCGTTGATATTTCAGGAGAAGCAAGTATAGTAGATAAAATAACAGCTGCTCAAATAACAGCGGCGATTAATCTGCAAAATGTATCTCCGGGGACGACAGATGTTTCTATTCAAGTGAGTGGTCCTGGTAATATTTCGATAGAAGCAAAACAAAAAAGTGCTAAAGTCACAATTGTGAAGAAAGAAAAGCCGGATAAAGAAGTACAGGGTAATATTGAACAACCAGATTCAAAAAACAATCAAGAAAATCAAACTGAAAAACCAAAAAATCCTGAACCTAATCCAGAAAAGGATCAGGAAAAAGAAAAAGACAAAGAAAAAGAAAAAGACAAAGAAAATGGCCAAGAAACGAGCCAAGAACCAACAGTAGATAATCAAAAAGAGCACGAAAAAGGAGCGAATAATAATGGGTAA
- the cdaA gene encoding diadenylate cyclase CdaA, which produces MPFEDTTILKYLSTALDIAVVWFIIYKLILIIRGTKAVQLLKGITVIIVVRMISILLELHTLYWLTEQVLTWGFLAVIIIFQPELRRALEQLGRGSLFSRVGNQGEDEPEIVATAIAKATEYMGKRRIGALITLSKETGMDDYVETGIPLNANVSSELLINIFIPNTPLHDGAVIMQGSTIKAAACYLPLSESPFISKELGTRHRAAMGVSEVTDSITVVVSEETGQISLTKNGKLHRDLKTEQLKDMLLAEFSGNEKTTSSSLWNWRRKRHG; this is translated from the coding sequence ATGCCTTTTGAAGATACGACCATTTTGAAATATCTTAGTACGGCATTAGATATTGCTGTTGTATGGTTTATTATATATAAGCTAATTCTTATAATTCGGGGCACGAAGGCTGTGCAACTTTTAAAAGGTATTACAGTTATTATTGTCGTCCGGATGATTAGTATTTTACTTGAATTGCATACGCTATATTGGCTAACGGAACAAGTATTAACGTGGGGATTTTTAGCCGTTATTATTATCTTCCAGCCAGAATTGAGAAGAGCACTTGAGCAGCTAGGACGGGGTAGCTTATTTTCGCGTGTGGGAAATCAGGGGGAAGATGAACCTGAAATTGTTGCAACAGCGATAGCTAAAGCAACGGAATATATGGGAAAACGTAGAATTGGTGCACTAATTACTTTGTCAAAAGAGACTGGGATGGATGATTATGTAGAAACGGGTATTCCGCTAAATGCAAATGTATCATCGGAATTACTCATTAATATTTTTATCCCTAATACCCCTCTTCATGATGGAGCAGTAATTATGCAGGGAAGTACAATTAAAGCAGCAGCATGTTACCTTCCGTTATCAGAAAGCCCATTTATTTCTAAGGAGTTAGGAACTAGGCATCGCGCTGCAATGGGAGTTAGTGAAGTCACTGATAGTATTACAGTAGTTGTGTCGGAAGAAACAGGCCAAATTTCTTTAACGAAAAACGGTAAGTTACATCGTGATTTGAAGACAGAACAGCTGAAGGACATGTTGTTAGCAGAATTTAGTGGGAACGAAAAAACGACTTCTTCGTCTTTATGGAATTGGAGGAGAAAGCGTCATGGATAA
- the rocF gene encoding arginase, with the protein MKKEISVIGVPMDLGQMRRGVDMGPSAIRYAGVVERIEQIGYDVKDMGDICIEREKEVDENTKLRNLTQVATVCNELATKVDHIIEEGRFPLVLGGDHSIAIGTLAGVAKHYKNLGVIWYDAHGDLNTEETSPSGNIHGMSLAASLGYGHSSLVDLYGAYPKVKKENVVIIGARALDEGEKDFIREEGIKVFSMHEIDRMGMTAVMEETIAYLSHTDGVHLSLDLDGLDPHDAPGVGTPVIGGLSYRESHLAMEMLAEADIVTSAEFVEVNTILDERNRTATTAVALMGSLFGEKLK; encoded by the coding sequence ATGAAAAAAGAAATCTCAGTTATTGGAGTTCCAATGGATTTAGGACAGATGCGTCGCGGGGTTGATATGGGACCAAGCGCGATCCGTTATGCAGGGGTAGTTGAAAGAATTGAACAAATTGGATATGACGTAAAAGATATGGGAGATATATGTATAGAGAGAGAAAAAGAAGTAGATGAAAATACAAAGTTACGAAACCTTACTCAAGTTGCAACTGTATGTAATGAACTAGCGACTAAGGTTGATCATATTATAGAAGAAGGTCGTTTTCCACTTGTATTAGGCGGTGATCATAGTATTGCTATCGGTACGCTAGCTGGTGTGGCGAAACATTATAAAAATTTAGGTGTTATTTGGTATGATGCACACGGTGATTTAAATACAGAAGAAACATCACCATCTGGAAATATTCACGGTATGTCACTTGCTGCAAGTTTAGGTTATGGACATTCTTCACTTGTAGATTTATACGGGGCATACCCGAAAGTAAAAAAAGAGAACGTTGTAATTATAGGTGCACGTGCATTAGATGAAGGAGAAAAGGACTTTATTCGTGAAGAAGGCATTAAAGTATTCTCAATGCATGAAATTGATCGTATGGGTATGACGGCTGTTATGGAAGAAACAATTGCGTATTTATCTCATACTGACGGTGTTCATTTATCATTAGATTTAGATGGGCTTGATCCTCATGACGCACCAGGAGTTGGAACACCTGTAATTGGTGGTCTATCTTATCGTGAAAGCCACTTAGCGATGGAGATGTTAGCAGAAGCTGATATTGTTACATCTGCTGAATTTGTTGAAGTAAATACGATTTTAGATGAGAGAAACAGAACAGCAACAACAGCGGTTGCTTTAATGGGTTCTTTGTTTGGTGAAAAACTAAAATAA